Proteins found in one Scomber scombrus chromosome 15, fScoSco1.1, whole genome shotgun sequence genomic segment:
- the slc27a6 gene encoding long-chain fatty acid transport protein 6, whose translation MTASLGWLSALVAGFFSAHVLQKLCFPYFWRDFVFLLTVIRYGMKLELFKLTSRVCTVLDRFIQQAQRIPDKPFVIYDGNIHTYRDIEQRSNRLANIFLDRVKLKKGDCVALLMNNEPDFLCVWFGLAKVGCSVAFLNTNIKSRSLLHCFNCCGAKALIVGADLIECLDGILPSLLEDNIQVWAMKSQSEHTQVNTLLDKIDAASDQPVPAALRATTSLKAPTLYIFTSGTTGLPKAAVITHLQSLKAAGGFWAFGATADDVIYIPLPLYHSAASLIGIGGTIELGATCVLKKKFSASQFWNDCRKHHVTIFQYIGELCRYLCNQPKTDMDKVHKVRMGVGNGLRQDVWREFQSHYGDVKMCEVYGSTEGNLCFMNHIGKIGTVGRSNFFYRLLFKYDLVKYDMIKDVPVKNQYGFCQRVKKGETGLLLSKVSALSPFFGYAGSKQLTENKLMRNVFVKGDAYFNTGDLMAEDHEGFISFRDRVGDTFRWKGENVATTEVAETLGLVDFIQEVNVYGVEIPGHEGRAGMAAMIVRPGLTFDGNKLFEHVVRDLPVYARAHFIRLQEVMEMTSTFKQQKFQLVQSGFNPSTISDPLYVLDHLQKSYIPLTDSIYQNILSGERKL comes from the exons ATGACTGCTTCTCTGGGCTGGCTCTCAGCTCTGGTCGCGGGTTTTTTCTCCGCTCATGTGTTACAGAAACTCTGTTTTCCATACTTTTGGAGGGACTTTGTCTTTCTACTGACTGTGATCAGGTACGGCATGAAGCTGGAGCTGTTCAAGCTGACATCCAGAGTGTGTACAGTGCTGGACAGGTTCATCCAGCAGGCGCAGCGCATACCCGACAAGCCATTTGTTATCTACGATGGAAACATCCACACCTACAGAGACATCGAGCAGCGCAGCAACAGACTAGCAAATATTTTCCTCGACAGAGTCAAACTGAAGAAAGGAGACTGCGTCGCCTTGCTTATGAACAACGAGCCCGACTTCTTGTGCGTTTGGTTTGGGTTGGCAAAGGTCGGCTGCTCGGTTGCTTTCCTCAACACAAACATCAAGTCCAGGTCTCTGCTGCACTGCTTCAACTGCTGCGGAGCCAAAGCTCTCATAGTCGGCGCAG ATCTAATCGAGTGTCTGGATGGCATCCTACCCAGCCTGCTGGAGGACAACATTCAGGTGTGGGCCATGAAGAGCCAGAGTGAGCACACACAGGTGAACACTCTGTTGGATAAGATAGATGCTGCCTCTGATCAACCTGTACCAGCAGCGTTACGTGCCACCACCTCCCTCAAAGCCCCCACCCTCTACATCTTCACCTCTGGAACAACTG GGCTCCCTAAGGCTGCAGTGATAACTCACCTCCAAAGCTTGAAGGCAGCAGGAGGATTCTGGGCATTTGGGGCGACTGCAGATGATGTGATATACATCCCTCTGCCACTCTACCACAGTGCAGCTTCACTGATCGGCATCGGAGGAACCATCGAGCTGG GTGCAACCTGCGTCCTGAAGAAGAAGTTCTCAGCTTCACAATTCTGGAATGACTGTCGAAAACATCATGTGACTATTTTCCAATATATTGGTGAACTCTGCAGATACCTCTGTAACCAGCCTAAG ACAGACATGGATAAGGTTCACAAGGTGCGGATGGGAGTGGGGAACGGGCTTCGGCAGGATGTTTGGCGGGAGTTCCAGAGTCACTATGGAGACGTTAAAATGTGCGAAGTGTACGGCTCCACTGAGGGAAACCTGTGTTTCATGAACCACATCGGCAAGATTGGTACTGTGGGTCGCTCCAACTTCTTCTACAGG CTCCTGTTCAAGTATGATCTGGTGAAGTATGACATGATTAAAGATGTACCAGTGAAAAATCAGTATGGATTCTGTCAGCGAGTGAAAAAGG GTGAGACAGGACTTTTACTGTCTAAGGTCAGTGCCCTCAGCCCTTTCTTTGGCTATGCTGGAAgcaaacagctgactgagaaCAAGCTGATGAGGAACGTATTTGTGAAGGGAGACGCCTACTTTAACACAGGTGACCTCATGGCTGAAGACCATGAGGGCTTCATCTCCTTCAGAGACAGAGTAGGAGACACCTTCAG GTGGAAGGGTGAAAACGTAGCAACAACAGAGGTGGCAGAAACTCTTGGACTGGTGGATTTTATCCAAGAAGTCAACGTGTATGGAGTAGAAATACCAG GACATGAGGGCAGAGCAGGAATGGCTGCCATGATTGTAAGACCAGGCCTGACATTTGATGGGAACAAACTGTTTGAGCATGTGGTGAGAGATCTACCAGTATACGCTCGAGCCCACTTCATAAGGCTTCAG GAGGTCATGGAAATGACGAGCACCTTCAAGCAGCAAAAGTTCCAGCTGGTGCAGAGCGGCTTCAACCCCTCAACAATCTCTGATCCTCTGTATGTACTGGACCACCTGCAGAAGAGCTACATTCCTCTAACAGACAGTATCTACCAGAACATCCTCTCTGGAGAACGCAAGCTATAG